In a single window of the Metopolophium dirhodum isolate CAU chromosome 2, ASM1992520v1, whole genome shotgun sequence genome:
- the LOC132939511 gene encoding glucose 1-dehydrogenase-like isoform X2 yields MSFHSKIVLITGASSGIGAATAIHFSKLGAKLALTGRNLVNLQNVADQCEKSCSLKPFVITGDLTNEDDTKKILDSTISHYNQLDVLVNNAGILENGSIESTSLDQYDRVMNANVRSIYHLTMLAVPHLVKTKAVDQFTRCVALELAPKGVRVNSVNPGVVVTKLLTRQGMSEEDYSTFLDKTKFTHALGRPGTVEEVAKAIAFLASNDASFTTGDSVLVDGGRHAMCPR; encoded by the exons ATGAGTTTTcatagtaaaattgtattgattaccGGTGCTAGTTCAGGAATCGGTGCAGCAACTGCAATACACTTTTCCAAATTGGGAGCAAAACTAGCACTTACTGGACGCAATCTTGTCAACCTACAGAATGTAGCCGATCAATGTGAAAAAAGTTGTTCACTAAAACCATTTGTGATTACTGGTGATCTAACAAATGAAGatgatactaaaaaaattttggatTCCACTATTTCTCATTATAACCAACTGGATGTTTTGGTGAATAATGCAGGTATTTTAGAAAACGGATCTATTGAGTCTACATCCCTCGATCAGTATGATCGGGTAATGAATGCTAATGTTCGATCCATCTATCATCTAACCATGTTGGCTGTTCCGCATTTAGTGAAGACTAAAG CAGTGGATCAATTTACAAGATGTGTAGCATTGGAACTGGCTCCAAAAGGAGTTCGTGTGAACAGTGTTAACCCAGGAGTTGTAGTTACAAAACTTTTAACAAGACAAGGAATGAGTGAAGAAgactattcaacatttttagataAAACCAAGTTCACGCATGCGTTAGGAAGACCAGGCACCGTCGAAGAAGTTGCCAAAGCAATTGCATTTTTAGCTAGTAATGATGCTAGTTTTACGACTGGTGATTCAGTTTTGGTTGATGGAGGAAGACACGCTATGTGCCCAAGATAA
- the LOC132939509 gene encoding transmembrane protein 94, whose product MTTEGLPGLSTTEALRTLYNEILSLRNHIKDQHIQQGKDRLWIQDALKHNSPFTSICWITALIIFACGFSLIIISLVYDEMWYLFDDGILILILLITNLATVLWDNKLRHEEMFTKLDHVMKKLNCYKDKCHWKKENYPHLCMPFSPSVTLQWTQRDGVLVNLPWALLVKGDIVLLKPGQTSPCHVSRLREKDKWAPAELTRWEIFNPDIASAMKNKTAVPTMVSRNPLKNVAYVLNETPYLNNLKLALELSQNRPSSFYTKCLYLLQIIFMQKFAAATFLGSTILTVWWRWSYVTLWLKSGTWVSMFVVIPISILIPLLPLMLPIAWTLMTCYGNAVLQSSSIVQKNKDLFEETETEAKNNSLEFSFRYLLKNFYSCVLGNGSFLHRSTNLLHVMGSVTALCCVDKKGILSWPNPTAEKVFFLQNPSKSSSISNYVDTPNCNRETQRKSYDSTIQNQESYTVEVLDLTHDRGSAWRLQFDDATWSNHITSLKPLGLAVLLNTCNPSTHAHYAQFCAHVSCQALYSEVLVPVTNRRCLCELARQIGFSESADDIFELQLQLSTYRHVQADAVRRDIKFARSLPNTTKLKFPFPHMVCVGLRERSIGKAATSLQLFSQGTADIILDACIDFWDGHDLSPISPSVRKKVLDFYQRTSLTAYCTAFSYRPLPLPPDKSFSEMYLELPADCRQLYSKLCRSPTPHPWTSTTHKIRQPQFHSSDSLLFGDCSEYNSKDVNCCFETQCNQIFLGMVTMQYQPQYDMVQLIELLETACIRFVHFSKENELRSRVFSEKMGLESGWNCHISLLGDAQTRTRLDPSEGAATCDDETSFLIPLTSTSQSKKKLADYEHNLSADCFPPLNINCTALNMSRTISMSAPTALNMDYAQVTIEHDGERIIKPMLIQKDTLFNDNSNVVEIEKNGEEWHSLSCMSDSTDQSAPVNFDMYNRAKLPRGIENIRPHLECIDNVPLLVSLFTDCTPEATKEMISIMQQYGEVVCVLGSSPNAENIGIFMQADASLAIEPIYPQVCQRISIMQQPSPIDAPISPVGLSELLNSLPCCLSLNRQDPLPVYHLIMEGRYLMQGIWNCIQFWTSCMVSLSFLQLLAIALVLPPILSVGQILWLTCIVVPLLSVSLVGGPTDPEVMQKPTGKNQCSITSELSYYVMWFYGLKFLPVVINMVLLFIWSLSQACDLILSTTNNNSTIEIQQCWYVYPDPKETEWGGWSKFEPTIISVQRLMLLFLVMHYVTISLSFVHRDYLLWKRTIHLNKPYLFTSLFIILVQWAYTIHYEYFNSIENNISISKLSVMTFIIGFVSLFLVFIVNEIVHWQEIRSNVRYQKRARLDFGTKLGMNSPF is encoded by the exons ATGACTACCGAAGGGCTTCCAGGATTGTCAACTACTGAAGCTTTACGCAcattatataatgaaatattgtcGCTCAGAAATCATATTAAAGATCAACACATACAACA gGGAAAAGACAGACTATGGATTCAAGATGCATTGAAACATAATAGTCCATTCACTAGTATCTGTTGGATTACTGCTTTGATCATTTTTGCTTGTGGTTTTTCATTGATCATCATTAGTTTAGTGTATGATGAAATGTGGTATCTGTTTGATGACGgaatattgatattgatattgttAATTACCAATCTTGCTACTGTATTATGGGATAACAAATTAAGACATGAAGAAATGTTCACCAAGCTCGATCATGTGATGAAAAAACTTAAtt GCTATAAAGACAAATGCCATTGGAAGAAAGAAAATTATCCACATTTATGTATGCCATTTTCTCCATCAGTTACTTTACAATGGACTCAACGTGATGGTGTGCTAGTAAATTTACCTTGGGCATTATTGGTGAAAGGTGATATAGTACTTTTGAAACCAGGACAAACTTCTCCGTGCCATGTTTCCAGGCTTAGG GAAAAAGATAAATGGGCTCCAGCAGAATTGACTAGATGGGAAATATTTAATCCAGATATTGCATCTGCTATGAAAAACAAAACCGCTGTACCAACTATGGTATCTCGCaatccattaaaaaatgttgcatatgttttaaatgaaaccccatatttaaataatttgaaacttgCTTTAGAACTATCACAAAATAGACCAAGTAGCTTTTACACAAAATGCTTATAtttgttacaaataatatttatgcaaaaGTTTGCTGCAGCCACCTTtttg gGAAGTACTATTTTAACTGTTTGGTGGCGTTGGTCTTATGTTACACTTTGGTTGAAATCTGGTACTTGGGTATCAATGTTTGTTGTAATCCCAATCTCTATACTTATTCCACTTCTACCATTGATGTTGCCAATTGCATGGACACTCATGACATGTTATGGAAATGCAGTACTACAATCATCTTCCATAGTTCAG aaaaataaagatCTTTTTGAAGAAACTGAAACTGAAGCAAAAAACAACTCTTTAGAATTTtcatttaggtatttattgaaaaactttTACTCTTGTGTACTTGGAAATGGTAGTTTTCTACATAGATCTACTAATCTATTGCATGTTATGGGATCTGTTacg GCTTTATGTTGTGTGGATAAAAAAGGTATACTATCATGGCCTAATCCAACCGctgaaaaagttttttttttacaaaatccttCCAAATCGTCATCAATTTCTAATTATGTAGATACTCCTAACTGTAATAGAGAAACACAAAGAAAAAGTTATGATAGTACTATTCAGAATCAAG aaagTTATACAGTAGAAGTGCTTGATCTGACTCATGACCGGGGATCAGCATGGAGATTACAATTTGATGATGCAACTTGGTCAAATCATATTACTTCTTTGAAGCCTTTAGGTCTAGCAGTACTATTAAATACTTGCAACCCATCAACTCATGCTCATTATGCCCAATTTTGTGCACATGTATCTTGCCAAGCTTTATATAGTGAAGTGCTTGTTCCTGTTACCAACCgaag ATGTCTTTGTGAATTAGCTCGACAAATAGGATTTTCAGAATCTGCTgatgatatttttgaacttcAATTACAGTTATCCACTTATAGACATGTT CAAGCTGATGCTGTTCGAAGAGATATTAAATTTGCCAGATCATTACCAAATACTACCAAATTAAAATTTCCATTTCCTCACATGGTGTGTGTAGGATTAAGAGAGAGGAGTATTGGTAAAGCTGCAACAAGTTTACAATTATTCAGCCAAGGTACAGCTGACATAATATTGGATGCTTGCATAGATTTTTGGGATGGTCACGATCTCAGTCCTATTTCTCCTTctgttag GAAAAAAGTACTAGATTTTTATCAAAGAACTAGTTTAACAGCTTACTGTACAGCATTTTCATACCGCCCACTACCATTACCTCCTGACAAAAGTTTCTCAGAAATGTATTTGGAGTTACCAGCTGATTGTCGccaattatattcaaaattatgtcGTAGTCCAACACCACATCCGTGGACATCAACAACTCATAAAATAAGGCAACCACAATTTCATTCTTCTg ATTCATTACTATTTGGTGATTGCAGTGAATATAACTCAAAAGATGTAAATTGTTGTTTTGAAACACAatgtaatcaaatatttttaggaaTGGTTACTATGCAGTATCAACCTCAATATGATATG GTTCAACTGATTGAGCTATTGGAAACAGCTTGTATACGATTCGTTCACTTTAGTAAAGAAAATGAACTTCGGTCTAGggttttttctgaaaaaatggGCCTGGAGAGTGGATGGAATTGTCATATTTCTTTATTAGGTGATGCTCAAACAAGAACTCGTCTTGACCCtag TGAGGGTGCAGCAACTTGTGATGACGAAACTAGCTTTTTGATACCACTAACATCTACTAGTCAGTCGAAGAAAAAGCTTGCTGATTATGAACATAATTTATCCGCTGATTGTTTTCCTCCCCTCAATATAAattg taCGGCTCTCAATATGTCTCGTACAATTAGTATGTCAGCACCAACTGCTTTAAATATGGATTATGCCCAAGTAACGATAGAACATGATGGAGAAAGAATTATAAAGCCAATGCTCattcaaaa ggACACCCTTTTCAATGATAATAGCAATGTGgttgaaatagaaaaaaatgggGAAGAATGGCACTCACTTAGCTGCATGTCTGATAGTACTGACCAAAGTGCTCCTGTTAATTTTGATATGTATAATCGA gctAAACTGCCTCGTGGCATTGAGAACATTCGACCTCATCTAGAATGCATAGACAATGTTCCACTTTTAGTTTCATTATTCACTGATTGTACTCCAGAAGCCACTAAAGAAATGATATCCATAATGCAGCAGTATGGAGAAGTTGTTTGTGTACTGGGATCATCTCCAAACGCTgaaaatattggtatatttatgCAGGCTGATGCAAG TCTTGCTATTGAACCGATCTATCCACAAGTGTGTCAGCGAATTAGCATCATGCAACAACCAAGCCCAATAGATGCTCCAATATCTCCAGTGGGTCTTTCTGAGTTATTGAATTCTCTTCCTTGTTGCCTTTCACTTAATCGTCAAGATCCATTACCAGTGTACCATCTTATTATGGaa gGAAGATATTTAATGCAAGGGATATGGAACTGTATTCAATTTTGGACTAGTTGCATGGTTTCGCTTAGTTTTCTTCAACTACTTGCAATTGCTCTTGTATTACCTCCTATTTTATCAGTCG GTCAAATATTATGGCTCACGTGTATTGTTGTGCCTCTACTGTCAGTATCATTGGTAGGAGGTCCAACAGATCCTGAAGTTATGCAAAAACCAACTGGAAAAAATCAATGTTCTATTACATCTGAA ttgTCTTATTACGTAATGTGGTTTTATGGCCTGAAATTTTTACCGGTTGTAATTAATATGGTGTTGCTGTTTATATGGTCACTGAGTCAAGCTTGTGATTTGATTTTatctactactaataataattcaactattGAAATTCAACAATGTTGGTATGTATATCCAGATCCAAAAGAAACTGAATGGGGAGGTTGGTCAAAATTTGAGCCCACTATTATCAGTGTACAAAGATTAATGTTGCTTTTCCTTGTGATGCATtatg TTACCATATCTCTAAGTTTTGTTCATCGGGATTATTTACTTTGGAAACgaactatacatttaaataaacctTATTTGTTTACTTCATTGTTcat TATTCTAGTTCAATGGGCATACACAATTCATTATGAATACTTTaatagtattgaaaataatattagtatttccAAACTATCTGTAATGACTTTTATTATTGGGTTTGTATCTTTGTTCCTGGTTTTCATTGTTAACGAGATTGTTCATTGGCAAGAGATAAG gtCGAATGTGCGTTATCAAAAAAGAGCAAGACTAGATTTTGGAACTAAACTTGGTATGAACTCTCCATtctaa
- the LOC132939512 gene encoding uncharacterized protein LOC132939512 isoform X1 — protein sequence MTDHCNSNTNVYQGGGHFEFSSEKNWGLEQEDCRIFGSIDMTHLAASIASVPFNIQHGIPVELFTVEQLEEFEVESSLALSRHKSQFNSKLLNIKTLLPTQATQAAIPTNKLILKNDSNSEVINIPFDCDIQSNVELERILGNMKPLINILQEEINPVTSIDTSEDDSILVENQKMPIKDDYKIEMTNHDSGHWLDSMLDSDE from the exons ATGACCGACCATTGTAATTCGAATACTAACGTTTATCaag GTGGTggtcattttgaattttcttcTGAAAAAAATTGGGGTTTAGAACAAGAAGATTGTAGAATATTTGGTTCTATTGATATGACACATTTAGCTGCAAGTATAGCTAGTGTGCCATTTAATATACAACATGGCATACCTGTTGAACTATTTACT gtgGAGCAATTAGAAGAATTTGAAGTTGAATCATCTCTTGCTTTGAGCCGgcataaat cacaatttaattcaaaattattaaatattaaaactttattgCCAACTCAAGCAACTCAAGCAGCCAtacctacaaataaattaattctgaaaaatgattctaattcag AAGTTATTAATATTCCTTTTGATTGTGATATTCAATCGAATGTAGAATTAGAAAGAATATTGGGAAATATGAAACCTTTAATTAACATACTACAAGAAGAAATAAATCCAGTTActagtatag ATACTAGTGAAGATGACTCAATTttagttgaaaatcaaaagatGCCCATTAAAGatgattataaaattgaaatgacAAATCATGATTCAGGGCATTGGCTTGATTCCATGCTTGATagtgatgaataa
- the LOC132939512 gene encoding uncharacterized protein LOC132939512 isoform X2, producing MTHLAASIASVPFNIQHGIPVELFTVEQLEEFEVESSLALSRHKSQFNSKLLNIKTLLPTQATQAAIPTNKLILKNDSNSEVINIPFDCDIQSNVELERILGNMKPLINILQEEINPVTSIDTSEDDSILVENQKMPIKDDYKIEMTNHDSGHWLDSMLDSDE from the exons ATGACACATTTAGCTGCAAGTATAGCTAGTGTGCCATTTAATATACAACATGGCATACCTGTTGAACTATTTACT gtgGAGCAATTAGAAGAATTTGAAGTTGAATCATCTCTTGCTTTGAGCCGgcataaat cacaatttaattcaaaattattaaatattaaaactttattgCCAACTCAAGCAACTCAAGCAGCCAtacctacaaataaattaattctgaaaaatgattctaattcag AAGTTATTAATATTCCTTTTGATTGTGATATTCAATCGAATGTAGAATTAGAAAGAATATTGGGAAATATGAAACCTTTAATTAACATACTACAAGAAGAAATAAATCCAGTTActagtatag ATACTAGTGAAGATGACTCAATTttagttgaaaatcaaaagatGCCCATTAAAGatgattataaaattgaaatgacAAATCATGATTCAGGGCATTGGCTTGATTCCATGCTTGATagtgatgaataa
- the LOC132939510 gene encoding NAD-dependent protein deacetylase sirtuin-7 produces MDNQKLCKLKFRKRKAAPNVTFCMKTERNASNKKILEIIQKPLSERTIDDKEILNTCKDTVQKISQRLDRQKKLKERCQEFEDPVEVLDPKCEELAKAISSASNLVVYTGAGISTAAKIPDYRGSNGIWTLLDQGKDIGCHDLSQAEPTLTHMAIYRLYREGLLGHVVSQNCDGLHLRSGLPRPALSEVHGDMFIEVCNNCKPNRHYLRMFDVTEHTARFNHKTLRLCYACHKPLKDTIVHFGERGKLQWPINWSTACKHAEKTDVILCLGSSLKVLKKYPWLWSMDRPAKKRPKLYIVNLQWTPKDDHATLKINGKCDEIMKKVMSILNLDIPKYQRCLDPIFHHATMLVAAEEHTTVHPVLAVPTDDVQKTDSNTLTKCEKIELDISNGKNITKMCSGSKDLIQPVDLSLVKLESNTSIVDQSESINSPSCSNMDFVPSLSNFWRPFIEGVDQNSLEGRNMLSLVEPIVPYLNPFFINNMETLGLSPTPVDQFYKNFVYQACIGLAAVEKLQIEKKLTNNFKKKKRDVSEDKDDIKKTDVSINRYCTFCHPVYGSTKCLFYHRYESKFKEDVAICLCCDDDDTDEEDENELKTEEMVDKNDEVIEKAKVTAGWFGKGYKKRIKKKK; encoded by the exons ATGGATAATCAGAAATTATGCAAACTAAAGTTCAGAAAACGGAAGGCGGCTCCGAACGTAACGTTTTGCATGAAAACTGAGAGAAATGCGTCGAATAAAAAA aTATTAGAAATAATTCAAAAGCCATTATCTGAGAGAACAATTGATGACAAAGAAATTCTTAATACATGTAAGGATACAGTACAGAAGATATCTcaaag GTTAGATAGACAAAAGAAATTAAAAGAGCGATGTCAAGAGTTTGAAGATCCAGTTGAAGTACTAGATCCAAAATGTGAAGAACTGGCAAAGGCTATTTCGTCTGCATCAAATTTAGTAGTCTATACTGGTGCCGGAATAAGCACGGCAGCTAAAATACCCGATTATAGAGGCTCAAATGGAATATGGACATTATTAGATCAAGGAAAAGATATTGG atgtCACGACTTAAGCCAAGCAGAACCCACGTTAACACATATGGCCATTTATCGATTATACCGTGAAGGGTTACTGGGACATGTCGTTTCTCAAAATTGTGATGGGTTGCATTTAAGAAGTGGTCTACCAAGACCGGCATTGTCAGAAGTTCATGGTGATATGTTTATTGAG gtatgcAACAATTGTAAGCCAAACAGACACTATTTGCGAATGTTTGATGTGACAGAACATACAGCAAGATTTAATCACAAAACACTAAGGTTATGCTATGCTTGTCATAAACCGTTGAAAGATACAATTGTTCATTTTGGAGAACGTGGTAAACTTCAATGGCCAATTAATTGGTCAACGGCTTGTAAACACGCTGAGAAAACTGATGTAATTTTGTGTTTAGGATCCAGCTTAAAG GTTCTGAAAAAGTATCCATGGCTTTGGTCAATGGATAGACCAGCTAAAAAAAGACCAAAGTTATACATTGTGAATCTTCAATGGACTCCCAAGGATGACCATGctacactaaaaataaatg GTAAATGtgatgaaattatgaaaaaagtaaTGTCAATCTTAAATTTGGATATTCCTAAGTATCAACGTTGTCTTGATCCTATATTTCACCATGCCACAATGTTAGTAGCAGCTGAAGAACATACGACAGTACATCCTGTTTTAGCTGTTCCGACTGATGATGTTCAAAAAACAGATTCAAATACTTTAacaaaatgtgaaaaaatagAATTAGATATTAGTAACGGTAAAAATATTACCAAAATGTGTTCAGGATCAAAAGACCTAATTCAACCAGTTGATCTCAGTTTAGTAAAATTAGAAAGTAATACATCCATAGTTGATCAAAGTGAATCAATTAATTCTCCGTCGTGTTCAAATATGGATTTCGTTCCAAGCTTAAGTAATTTTTGGAGACCTTTTATTGAAGGTGTTGATCAAAATTCATTGGAAGGACGAAATATGCTTTCATTGGTTGAACCAATAGTACCATATCTAAAtccattttttatcaataatatggaAACTTTAGGATTGTCTCCAACACCTGTTGATCAGTTTTACAAAAACTTTGTATATCAAGCATGTATAGGATTAGCTGCAGTTGAAAAATTGCAAATAGAAAAAAAGCtgacaaacaattttaaaaaaaagaaaagagaTGTTAGCGAAGATAaagatgatattaaaaaaacagaTGTTTCAATAAATcgatattgtacattttgtcaTCCAGTTTATGGTTCAACTAAATGCCTGTTTTATCATCGATATGAGTCAAAGTTCAAAGAAGACGTAGCCATTTGCCTGTGTTGTGATGATGATGATACAGATGAAGAAGACGAAAACGAACTAAAAACTGAAGAAATGGTGGATAAAAATGATGAAGTTATAGAAAAGGCCAAAGTTACTGCTGGCTGGTTTGGGAAAGGTTACaagaaaagaataaaaaaaaagaaatag
- the LOC132939511 gene encoding uncharacterized protein LOC132939511 isoform X1: MIKSYSSGIGAATAIHFSKLGAKLALTGRNLVNLQNVADQCEKSCSLKPFVITGDLTNEDDTKKILDSTISHYNQLDVLVNNAGILENGSIESTSLDQYDRVMNANVRSIYHLTMLAVPHLVKTKGNIVNVSSVNGTRSFPNVLAYCMSKAAVDQFTRCVALELAPKGVRVNSVNPGVVVTKLLTRQGMSEEDYSTFLDKTKFTHALGRPGTVEEVAKAIAFLASNDASFTTGDSVLVDGGRHAMCPR; encoded by the exons atgaTTAAAAGTTACAG TTCAGGAATCGGTGCAGCAACTGCAATACACTTTTCCAAATTGGGAGCAAAACTAGCACTTACTGGACGCAATCTTGTCAACCTACAGAATGTAGCCGATCAATGTGAAAAAAGTTGTTCACTAAAACCATTTGTGATTACTGGTGATCTAACAAATGAAGatgatactaaaaaaattttggatTCCACTATTTCTCATTATAACCAACTGGATGTTTTGGTGAATAATGCAGGTATTTTAGAAAACGGATCTATTGAGTCTACATCCCTCGATCAGTATGATCGGGTAATGAATGCTAATGTTCGATCCATCTATCATCTAACCATGTTGGCTGTTCCGCATTTAGTGAAGACTAAAGGTAACATAGTTAATGTATCTAGTGTTAACGGAACCAGATCTTTTCCTAATGTACTAGCATACTGTATGTCAAAAGCAGCAGTGGATCAATTTACAAGATGTGTAGCATTGGAACTGGCTCCAAAAGGAGTTCGTGTGAACAGTGTTAACCCAGGAGTTGTAGTTACAAAACTTTTAACAAGACAAGGAATGAGTGAAGAAgactattcaacatttttagataAAACCAAGTTCACGCATGCGTTAGGAAGACCAGGCACCGTCGAAGAAGTTGCCAAAGCAATTGCATTTTTAGCTAGTAATGATGCTAGTTTTACGACTGGTGATTCAGTTTTGGTTGATGGAGGAAGACACGCTATGTGCCCAAGATAA